One window of the Cryptomeria japonica chromosome 7, Sugi_1.0, whole genome shotgun sequence genome contains the following:
- the LOC131029653 gene encoding metal transporter Nramp7.2, which translates to MAEEAMENSAGQLEIVHGTSAEEIEKHQVAGSADEKSSWKKFISYVGPGFLVSIAYLDPANLESDLEAGAKYKYELLWVILLACIFALIIQSRAANLGVATGKHLAEHCRTEYPKNLNCILWLLAEVAVIASDIPEVIGSAFALNLLFHIPIWAGVLITGLSTLLLLGLQRYGIRKLELVITILVFAMAACFFGELGHAKPNSIQVLKGMFVPRLKGNGATGLAISLFGALVMPHNLFLHSALVLSRKIPTSVSGINTACRYFFIESAFALFVAFLINVAVVSVSGSVCSMPYISSQDADNCKEMDLLNASFLLKNVLGKWSSKIFAVALLASGQSSTITGTYAAQYVMQGFLNMKMKAWRRNLITRGIAIIPSLAVAIISGSSGAGQLIIICSMILSFELPFVLIPLLKFSSSKIKMGPHENSLIVTISAWLIGAALIIINMYYLSTGFVGWLIHNHLPKVASILIGLVVFPIMLIYVLGILYLVIRVDKEITYIAPKDSLEYKNDVTSIL; encoded by the exons ATGGCAGAGGAAGCGATGGAAAATTCAGCTGGGCAGTTGGAGATAGTCCATGGGACTTCCGCTGAAGAAATTGAGAAGCATCAAGTTGCAGGCTCTGCTGACGAG AAAAGCTCGTGGAAGAAGTTTATATCATATGTTGGGCCAGGTTTTCTTGTGTCCATAGCCTACTTGGATCCTGCTAACT TGGAATCAGATTTAGAGGCAGGTGCAAAGTATAAATATGAG CTGCTCTGGGTCATTCTCTTGGCctgtatttttgctttgattattCAGTCTCGTGCTGCCAATTTGGGAGTAGCCACAG GCAAGCACCTTGCAGAACACTGCAGAACAGAGTACCCTAAAAATTTAAATTGCATACTATGGCTGTTGGCAGAAGTGGCAGTAATTGCATCTGACATCCCTGAAG TCATTGGATCAGCTTTTGCACTAAATTTGCTGTTTCATATACCCATATGGGCTGGGGTCCTTATAACAGGGCTCAGTACTCTCCTCCTCCTTGGATTGCAGAGATATGGG ATCAGGAAATTGGAGTTGGTAATAACAATTCTAGTATTTGCAATGGCCGCCTGCTTCTTTGGGGAGCTTGGACATGCAAAACCCAATTCTATACAAGTCTTGAAAGGGATGTTTGTTCCTCGGTTGAAAGGAAATGGAGCAACTGGTCTTGCAATCTCTCTCTTTGGTGCCCTTGTTATGCC GCACAACTTGTTTCTCCATTCAGCCTTGGTTCTTTCAAGGAAAATACCCACTTCTGTTTCAGGAATCAAT ACAGCGTGCAGATATTTCTTTATAGAGAGTGCATTTGCTCTGTTTGTGGCCTTCCTAATCAACGTGGCAGTTGTTTCTGTGAGTGGGTCTGTTTGTTCCATGCCATATATATCTTCTCAAGATGCAGATAACTGTAAGGAGATGGACCTCCTTAACGCTTCTTTCCTTTTAAAG AATGTATTGGGAAAATGGAGTTCTAAAATATTTGCAGTGGCATTGCTTGCGTCGGGACAAAGTTCAACCATCACTGGAACATACGCAGCTCAGTATGTGATGCAG GGTTTTCTGAACATGAAAATGAAAGCATGGAGGCGGAATCTTATAACACGGGGCATAGCAATCATTCCAAGTCTTGCAGTGGCTATCATTAGTGGTAGTTCTGGCGCAGGACAACTAATTATAATATGCTCG ATGATCTTGTCATTCGAGCTGCCATTTGTTTTGATTCCTTTGTTGAAGTTTAGCAGCAGTAAAATAAAGATGGGCCCTCATGAGAACTCACTTATA GTTACAATTTCTGCTTGGCTTATTGGAGCTGCTCTCATAATCATAAATATGTATTATCTTAGCACAGGATTCGTAGGTTGGCTAATTCACAACCATCTACCAAAGGTGGCATCAATACTTATAGGATTAGTGGTTTTTCCAATTATGTTAATTTATGTGCTTGGGATTCTATATTTAGTTATTCGAGTAGATAAGGAAATTACTTATATAGCACCGAAGGATTCATTAGAGTATAAAAATGATGTAACTTCTATTTTGTAG